CCGATGGCGCGCGCGCTCGCTTAAACCCACCCGGCTCAATTGCTCGCCGGCGCGCGCCCTCAGCGCGCGGCGGCCTCGCTGGGCGCCGATGAGTGCCGGCAGCATGACATTCTCCAACGCCGAGAGCTCCGGAAGCAAGTGATAAAACTGGAACACGATGCCAAGCTGCCGGTTGCGAAAGGCGGAGCGCTTTCCGTCGCCCAGCTTCGAGACATCCACGCCATCCCAGAGCACGGCCCCTTTCGTCGGCGTGTCAAGGCCGGCGAGCAGATGCAGCAGCGTGGACTTGCCCGCCCCGCTGGGCCCGACGATTGCGACGAACGCGTGAGCGTCGATGGACAACGTGACGCCTTTGAGCACTTGCAGCGTGACCGATCCCATGCGGTATTCTTTCCACACATCACGAGTTTCAATCATCTGTTCGTGGCCCGGTGGCCATGTGGCCACGTGGCCACTCGGTCACTTGGCCACCTGATTGGTTGGCTATTCATAGCGCAGCGCATCCACAGGAGCCAGCCGAGCGGCGCGCACCGCCGCGTAGGTGCCAGCGAGCATCGTCAGCGCGAGGGTGGCGACCACGATGGCGGCGACATCGCCGGTCTTGACCAGGGTCGGGATCTGGTCGAGATAATAGACCGACGGCGGAAACAAACTCATCCCCCACGTCAGTTCCACCCATTGCAAGATGGCATTGAGCCGCGCGGCCAGCGCCATGCCAAGCCCCGCGCCCACGCACACGCCGATGATCCCGATGGTGCAGCCCTGCGAGAAAAACAACGTCGCGATCGAGCCCCGCGTGGCCCCCAG
This genomic stretch from Candidatus Omnitrophota bacterium harbors:
- a CDS encoding ABC transporter ATP-binding protein, which produces MIETRDVWKEYRMGSVTLQVLKGVTLSIDAHAFVAIVGPSGAGKSTLLHLLAGLDTPTKGAVLWDGVDVSKLGDGKRSAFRNRQLGIVFQFYHLLPELSALENVMLPALIGAQRGRRALRARAGEQLSRVGLSERARHRPRELSGGEQQRVAIARALMNQPQVLFCDEPTGNLDSTTGAEVMELLIGIHQCHRVGLVVVTHQMKLAEAADRVIVLQDGRMLEAQTAKR